AACCGTGTATCGTTCGATTCGGGTCGGTAGCGGAATCGGACCGTGGACATCAGCACCCGTCCGTGTGGCAGTATCCACTATCTCGGCCGCCGTGCGATCCAGCATTTCATGGTCGTAACCTTCCATGCGAATGCGGATTCTTTCATTCAAAGTCTGAGCCATTTGGAGCCAAATTCCAATAAATGCTTCAAAATATCGGAAACGGTAAGATAGAGCGCCGGGACTAGTGGACAATAGCGCACCTAAAAAAATCAGGAAAAAGCGCAACGGACTGGCGTTCGCAGTTCGGCAATGCTACCGTGAATGTCAGTTATCGGGAGATACGAGATGTACGCGATCGCAACCTGTTTGATATTCAGCTTTTGCACATTTTACACAACGGCCAATGGTAGCGATCAGGCGGCGCAACTCGTTAAGCAGCTGGGAGATTCGTCATTTCGCAAGCGGGAGCAGGCCGAGTCGGAGTTGTTGAATCTGGGGTCCGAAGCACTCCCGGCAATTCAAGCCGGAATCAACAGTCCCGATAAAGAAATCAGCGAACGCTGCAAAAAACTGCTGCCTCTGGTTCGCGGCGCGGATTTCAACAAAAAAGTTCGGGAATTTCTGGCCGACACCGAGGGAAAGAAAAATATCGTGCTTCCCGGCTGGAAGCGTTTTCAGGAAATCGCCGGTAAGGAACCGGGAGCGCGGGCTTTTTTCAGCGACATCGTGCTTAAGCATGCCGAGCAATTGAAATTATTGGAAAGCAATCCGCAGGAAGCTGCCCGAATTTACTTTCAATTGATCAGCCGGATCAACAAATTCGATTTTCGGGCCGGCGGATTATCGGCCCCGTTGAAAGTGCATCCGAATCCGCCGAGCATTTACGAATTGGCACTCCTGATGCTTTTGGACAGCGATCCAAAAATTCGCGATATCACCTATACGCGGGGCGACGATCCGGAATATCGGCTCGGCTATCTTTTCAGCCGGCCTTATGCGGAAGAGTACTTTTCGAAGAATGAAAATTCTCCACTATTTCGCAAGCTTTTCGCCTACTGGTTCGACAAAACCCTCGAACACACTCAAACCAACGGACAGGATAAAACCGGCTTCGAGGATATTGTGGAAGCCTGCTGGCTGCACGATTTGAAGGAGGCCGTGCCGCAGCTGAAAAAGCTGCTCGCCAAAACCGATCCGGATGCGGATGAACTGGCCGGGGCACTTCAGGCTTTCTCCAAGTACGGCACCGAGAAAGACCTGGAGTTGTTGAAGCCTCTCTTGAAAAATGAAAGTGTCTGCGCGAGCATCGATGTCCCCAAGGAAGGACATTATG
The genomic region above belongs to Telmatocola sphagniphila and contains:
- a CDS encoding HEAT repeat domain-containing protein codes for the protein MYAIATCLIFSFCTFYTTANGSDQAAQLVKQLGDSSFRKREQAESELLNLGSEALPAIQAGINSPDKEISERCKKLLPLVRGADFNKKVREFLADTEGKKNIVLPGWKRFQEIAGKEPGARAFFSDIVLKHAEQLKLLESNPQEAARIYFQLISRINKFDFRAGGLSAPLKVHPNPPSIYELALLMLLDSDPKIRDITYTRGDDPEYRLGYLFSRPYAEEYFSKNENSPLFRKLFAYWFDKTLEHTQTNGQDKTGFEDIVEACWLHDLKEAVPQLKKLLAKTDPDADELAGALQAFSKYGTEKDLELLKPLLKNESVCASIDVPKEGHYEIQVRDVALGVSIYLSKRNPKDFAYKRLPEKPSDLTPLTFGFRNPDDRAVSFKKWQEFVGKK